The following coding sequences lie in one Haladaptatus sp. DJG-WS-42 genomic window:
- a CDS encoding polysaccharide deacetylase — protein sequence MGMPTKDDANWGENRAAAMFSFDLDAEELWRTKIEADPAYDKPPIKTRGEFGPNVAVPRILELFERYDRKCTFFVPGKVVESYPETIQAIHEAGHELGHHGYTHTNPANMTTDEEEEELKRGLDAFDDVIGETPVGYRSPAADLSNNSLSLLADNGFTYESSLIDTDIPYFHNLEGERNLIEIPFEWSLDDWPFFGFNMYPPLPYQSGISPTQPVFDTWRREFDGLYKRGRCFVLTMHPQIIGRAGRIDMLEELLQHMLATGDTWVTTGEAIADHWDETH from the coding sequence ATGGGAATGCCTACCAAGGATGACGCAAATTGGGGGGAGAACCGAGCGGCGGCGATGTTCAGTTTCGACCTCGACGCAGAAGAACTCTGGCGGACGAAAATCGAAGCCGACCCTGCGTACGACAAGCCACCGATAAAGACCCGCGGGGAGTTCGGCCCGAACGTTGCCGTCCCGCGCATCCTCGAACTGTTCGAGCGATACGACCGCAAATGTACGTTCTTCGTCCCCGGGAAAGTCGTCGAATCGTACCCCGAGACCATCCAAGCGATTCACGAAGCGGGCCACGAGTTGGGCCACCACGGCTACACCCACACGAACCCAGCGAACATGACCACAGACGAGGAAGAGGAAGAACTCAAACGCGGCCTCGATGCGTTCGACGACGTCATCGGCGAGACGCCCGTGGGCTACCGAAGCCCCGCCGCAGACCTCAGTAACAACTCACTCTCGCTGCTCGCAGACAACGGGTTCACCTACGAAAGCAGCCTCATCGACACCGATATTCCCTACTTCCACAACCTTGAAGGCGAGCGTAACCTCATCGAAATCCCCTTCGAGTGGAGCCTCGATGACTGGCCGTTTTTCGGCTTCAACATGTATCCGCCGCTTCCGTATCAGAGCGGCATCTCACCCACGCAACCCGTCTTCGATACGTGGCGACGCGAGTTCGACGGCCTCTACAAACGCGGGCGCTGTTTCGTCCTGACGATGCACCCGCAAATCATCGGCCGCGCCGGGCGCATCGACATGCTCGAAGAACTCCTCCAGCACATGCTCGCCACGGGCGATACGTGGGTTACGACCGGCGAGGCCATCGCCGACCACTGGGACGAAACCCACTAA
- a CDS encoding ArgE/DapE family deacylase, which yields MTTDRTQVLEYIEANSDQLFSLLSDLVQQESVTGNEGPVQQVVIEKFESLGLTPDVWEPDAEKLRGHPGYFETTSFEKYGYEGRPNVAAVVEGAGDGPSLAFSGHVDVVSPNPTSAWSHEPWGAEIEDGRMYGRGTADMKGGVAAFIFAYQALSELGVELAGDLILQTTIEEEDGGVGGLLSALERGYQPDAAIVPEPWMIPNVGIASAGVMYFRVTVSGKSAHAARGYQGVNAIGKMCKLYAALDDLDKERKARIDYAPVTNRDPNAAGNVTNLNVGVIEAGDWPSTVPGEATIECRIGWPPGETREEVRAQVEAAVESVTADDEWLAEHKPTIEWYGWSADPHETATDEEIVTFAKQNAESVTGRTGAFIGGDAGLDERFYNLYYDIPAVTLGPTGENIHGADEFVELDSLVETAQALALTALDWCGTVTDN from the coding sequence ATGACAACAGATAGAACACAAGTACTAGAGTACATCGAAGCAAACAGTGACCAGCTTTTCTCTCTTCTTTCGGACCTCGTCCAACAGGAGTCGGTCACCGGGAACGAAGGCCCCGTCCAACAGGTCGTCATCGAGAAGTTCGAATCGCTTGGGTTGACGCCCGACGTCTGGGAGCCAGACGCTGAAAAACTGCGCGGGCATCCGGGCTACTTCGAGACGACGTCGTTCGAGAAGTACGGATACGAGGGCCGACCGAACGTCGCCGCGGTCGTCGAGGGGGCAGGCGACGGGCCGTCACTCGCGTTCAGCGGCCACGTTGACGTGGTGTCGCCAAATCCAACCTCCGCGTGGAGCCACGAGCCGTGGGGGGCAGAAATCGAAGACGGGCGGATGTACGGGCGCGGGACAGCCGACATGAAAGGCGGCGTCGCCGCGTTCATCTTCGCGTATCAGGCGCTTTCTGAGCTCGGCGTTGAGCTTGCGGGCGACCTCATTCTCCAGACGACCATCGAGGAAGAAGACGGCGGCGTTGGCGGTCTGCTCTCCGCGCTAGAGCGCGGTTATCAGCCGGATGCAGCCATCGTCCCGGAACCGTGGATGATTCCGAACGTCGGCATCGCCAGCGCGGGCGTGATGTACTTCCGCGTCACCGTGTCGGGCAAGTCGGCCCACGCCGCCCGCGGCTACCAAGGCGTAAACGCCATCGGCAAGATGTGCAAACTCTACGCGGCGCTCGATGACCTCGACAAGGAGCGCAAAGCCAGAATCGACTACGCTCCCGTCACCAACCGCGACCCGAACGCCGCCGGAAACGTCACCAACCTCAACGTCGGCGTCATCGAAGCCGGTGACTGGCCCTCGACGGTGCCCGGCGAAGCCACCATCGAGTGTCGCATCGGCTGGCCGCCGGGCGAGACCCGCGAGGAGGTTCGCGCACAGGTCGAAGCGGCAGTTGAAAGCGTCACCGCAGACGACGAGTGGCTGGCAGAACACAAGCCAACAATCGAGTGGTACGGCTGGAGCGCAGACCCACACGAAACCGCAACGGACGAAGAAATCGTCACGTTCGCAAAGCAGAACGCAGAGAGCGTCACCGGGCGCACGGGGGCGTTCATCGGCGGCGACGCCGGGCTTGACGAGCGTTTCTACAACCTCTATTACGACATCCCGGCGGTGACGCTTGGCCCCACGGGCGAGAATATCCACGGCGCAGACGAGTTCGTGGAACTCGATTCGCTCGTTGAAACGGCCCAAGCGCTCGCGCTCACGGCACTGGATTGGTGCGGGACCGTGACAGACAATTAA